One window of Thiomicrorhabdus lithotrophica genomic DNA carries:
- a CDS encoding flagellar basal body-associated FliL family protein yields MSEEVQEEKKSGGKGLIIVLLVVVILLLVGIGVMAFLLLSGDKSGDNGSADTGLHGSAEHGSENGHADENSHAKEYSPKYKQFEPPAPESPPTYFTMEKFVVNFNGNGQAKFLAVDLKFMSYYPQVVGDAGEMEPLRPILKNDIERLLRNQSYNELSKADGPDKLRAEILDVTRKVLENHNIYPGLLEDVFMTRFVMQ; encoded by the coding sequence ATGTCTGAAGAAGTTCAAGAGGAAAAGAAAAGTGGTGGTAAAGGCCTCATTATTGTTTTGTTAGTTGTGGTCATTCTTCTTTTAGTTGGTATTGGGGTGATGGCTTTCTTGCTTTTAAGTGGCGACAAATCAGGCGACAATGGGTCTGCAGATACTGGATTACATGGTTCAGCTGAACATGGTTCGGAAAATGGGCATGCTGATGAAAATAGTCATGCAAAAGAGTATTCACCTAAGTACAAGCAATTTGAACCTCCAGCTCCTGAATCCCCTCCCACTTACTTTACCATGGAAAAATTTGTTGTGAATTTTAATGGTAATGGGCAAGCTAAATTTTTAGCAGTTGATTTAAAATTTATGTCTTATTACCCTCAAGTGGTTGGTGATGCAGGGGAAATGGAGCCTTTGCGTCCAATTCTTAAGAATGATATTGAGCGTTTATTGCGTAACCAAAGCTATAACGAATTAAGTAAGGCAGATGGTCCTGATAAATTGCGTGCTGAAATTTTAGATGTAACTCGTAAAGTTTTAGAAAATCATAATATTTATCCAGGGTTACTAGAAGATGTTTTTATGACACGTTTTGTCATGCAATAA
- the fliM gene encoding flagellar motor switch protein FliM, which produces MDDILSQDEVDALLKGMGGGDVETEGDDTSDGQSAKVYDFTNQERIVRGRLPALDIINERFARGFQRHFNEMVMASVEVTAGEVKIIKMIDYLRNLFVPTSLNIYRINPLNGVSLFTLDSKLIFTAVDIYFGGTGLLPFKIEGREYTPVEMSMVRSILDIASENMRKAWGPVMDIEIEYMHSEMNPKFAGIVDPTDMIVVSPINVRFEGVEGRVDIVMPYAMLEPVRDKLEEGMQNLQGESDNRWSRTLKEEAKNIEIDLSVNLAELQMNVDDLMKMEKGDIIPLEMPKIVTVKAENIAIMRGKLGESHNKKAVKIEQVLRHPAYQERTIENVKEWYDE; this is translated from the coding sequence ATGGATGATATCTTAAGTCAAGATGAAGTCGATGCCCTATTAAAAGGGATGGGCGGAGGTGATGTCGAAACTGAAGGGGATGATACTTCAGATGGGCAGAGTGCCAAAGTCTACGACTTTACTAATCAGGAACGCATAGTTCGTGGTCGTTTACCTGCTTTAGATATTATTAATGAACGTTTTGCTCGAGGTTTTCAACGTCATTTCAATGAAATGGTTATGGCAAGTGTTGAGGTGACGGCAGGTGAAGTTAAAATCATCAAAATGATTGATTACCTCCGTAATCTTTTTGTCCCAACGAGTTTAAATATTTATCGTATTAATCCGTTGAACGGTGTCTCTCTTTTTACATTAGATTCCAAGTTGATATTTACTGCGGTAGATATTTATTTTGGTGGTACAGGGTTGTTACCATTTAAAATTGAAGGTCGTGAATATACGCCTGTTGAGATGAGTATGGTGCGAAGTATTCTTGATATTGCTTCTGAAAACATGCGTAAAGCATGGGGGCCAGTAATGGATATCGAGATTGAATATATGCACTCGGAGATGAACCCTAAATTTGCAGGAATTGTAGATCCAACCGATATGATTGTTGTCAGCCCTATCAATGTACGATTTGAAGGGGTTGAAGGTCGTGTTGATATTGTCATGCCATACGCAATGCTGGAGCCGGTTAGAGATAAACTCGAAGAGGGGATGCAGAACCTTCAAGGTGAAAGCGATAACCGTTGGTCTAGAACGCTTAAAGAAGAAGCAAAAAATATTGAAATTGATCTTAGTGTCAATTTAGCTGAGCTACAGATGAACGTAGATGATTTAATGAAAATGGAAAAAGGCGATATTATTCCTTTAGAAATGCCAAAAATCGTTACCGTTAAAGCTGAAAATATTGCCATTATGCGTGGTAAACTCGGCGAGAGTCATAATAAGAAAGCAGTAAAAATTGAACAAGTGTTACGTCACCCCGCTTATCAAGAGCGAACGATAGAGAATGTTAAGGAGTGGTACGATGAGTGA
- the fliN gene encoding flagellar motor switch protein FliN — protein MSDEEDLSAWGDALAEQADSEDGASDDPWGDALSEQADVEAANADAESISSAAFDELASERGDSKNKVDLDVLMDIPVTLQLEIGRAKVSIRNLLSYTQGSVVEMDRLAGEPLDLLVNGTLIAHGEVVVINDKFGVRLTDVVSPQERIKKLK, from the coding sequence ATGAGTGATGAAGAAGATTTAAGTGCGTGGGGCGACGCCTTAGCAGAACAGGCTGATTCTGAAGATGGAGCATCAGATGATCCTTGGGGAGATGCTTTATCTGAACAAGCTGATGTTGAAGCAGCAAATGCAGATGCTGAATCAATTAGCTCTGCTGCATTTGATGAATTAGCGTCCGAACGCGGCGATAGTAAAAATAAAGTCGATCTAGATGTATTGATGGATATTCCTGTTACTCTTCAGCTAGAAATTGGGCGAGCAAAAGTTTCTATCCGTAACTTACTATCTTATACACAAGGATCTGTTGTTGAGATGGATCGCTTAGCAGGCGAACCACTCGATTTATTAGTTAATGGAACGCTTATCGCTCATGGTGAGGTTGTCGTGATTAATGATAAATTTGGTGTACGTTTAACGGATGTTGTGAGTCCTCAAGAACGTATTAAAAAGTTAAAATAG
- the fliO gene encoding flagellar biosynthetic protein FliO, with amino-acid sequence MRFIKQAWLFVLLALSSMQVLAETTASSPIGEGVTQPSEHFGQIVLSLVLVLLIIFISAWLLRRYGRFPGVAEGNLKVLGALSVGQRERILLLQVGEDQILVGVTSSRISRLHQLEVPVEVKDNVPVTSQFSQRLQDALKPKGNNQQAREDT; translated from the coding sequence ATGAGATTTATTAAGCAGGCCTGGTTATTTGTTCTTTTAGCGTTAAGTTCTATGCAAGTGTTAGCAGAAACAACAGCATCTTCTCCTATTGGAGAAGGCGTTACTCAGCCGAGTGAGCATTTTGGGCAAATTGTCTTGTCTTTAGTTTTAGTTTTACTGATAATTTTTATTTCTGCTTGGTTGCTAAGACGTTATGGTCGATTTCCTGGTGTCGCTGAAGGTAATTTAAAAGTATTAGGTGCTTTGTCAGTAGGGCAGCGTGAGCGTATACTTTTGTTGCAGGTAGGTGAAGATCAGATTTTAGTTGGGGTGACGAGTAGCCGAATTTCTCGTTTACATCAGCTTGAAGTCCCTGTTGAAGTAAAGGATAATGTTCCGGTAACGAGCCAGTTTTCACAACGGCTTCAAGACGCACTGAAACCTAAGGGAAATAATCAACAAGCCCGTGAAGATACTTAA
- the fliP gene encoding flagellar type III secretion system pore protein FliP (The bacterial flagellar biogenesis protein FliP forms a type III secretion system (T3SS)-type pore required for flagellar assembly.), with product MPGIPAFTVETDAAGNQDYTLTIQILLLMTGLTLLPAALIATTSFLRIVIVLALLRQALGTMQTPSNQVLIGLSLFLTLFIMTPVLDKVYSNAVAPYLEEEIQFQKAIELGAKPMHQFMLQQTREDDLGMFAEMADITLTDPQEVPFKVLIPAFMTSELKTAFQIGFMLFIPFLIIDLVVASLLMSMGMMMLSPMIISLPFKLMLFVLIDGWALVVGTLANSFVVPGGI from the coding sequence ATGCCAGGTATTCCCGCTTTTACCGTAGAGACGGATGCTGCTGGTAATCAAGATTACACGTTAACTATCCAAATTTTGTTGTTAATGACGGGTTTAACGTTATTACCAGCGGCATTAATAGCCACCACTTCTTTCTTACGAATAGTCATTGTTTTAGCTTTATTACGTCAAGCTTTAGGAACGATGCAAACTCCTTCAAACCAAGTTCTTATCGGTTTATCTTTGTTTTTAACTTTATTTATTATGACGCCAGTATTAGATAAGGTCTACAGTAATGCGGTAGCGCCTTATCTTGAAGAAGAAATTCAGTTTCAAAAGGCTATCGAGCTTGGTGCTAAACCCATGCACCAGTTTATGTTGCAGCAAACACGTGAAGATGATTTGGGCATGTTTGCCGAAATGGCTGACATTACTTTAACGGATCCTCAAGAGGTGCCTTTTAAAGTTTTAATTCCAGCGTTTATGACGAGTGAGTTAAAAACTGCATTTCAAATTGGTTTTATGCTTTTTATTCCGTTCTTAATTATTGACCTTGTTGTGGCTAGTTTATTAATGTCCATGGGGATGATGATGTTATCTCCAATGATAATTTCTTTGCCGTTTAAACTGATGCTCTTTGTATTAATTGATGGCTGGGCATTGGTGGTAGGAACTTTAGCTAACAGTTTTGTTGTGCCCGGAGGTATATGA
- the fliQ gene encoding flagellar biosynthesis protein FliQ, producing MQQEFVLTLGQKMLEVVTMLAAPLLIPALVIGLLVGMFQAATQINEMTLSFIPKLAVVGVALVVAGPWMLDTLISFTRELYQNIPALIG from the coding sequence ATGCAACAAGAATTCGTGCTTACACTTGGACAAAAAATGTTGGAAGTGGTGACGATGTTAGCCGCACCGCTTTTAATTCCAGCCTTAGTTATAGGGTTATTAGTCGGTATGTTTCAGGCGGCCACACAAATCAATGAAATGACTTTAAGTTTTATTCCTAAGTTAGCCGTAGTAGGTGTTGCGTTGGTTGTTGCGGGTCCCTGGATGCTGGATACCTTGATTTCTTTCACTCGAGAGTTGTATCAAAATATTCCTGCTTTAATAGGTTAG
- the fliR gene encoding flagellar biosynthetic protein FliR, whose amino-acid sequence MTFNYPEFLQLVGLYFYPFVRIGAMLSIIPLYGIRAVPVRTRVILTVFLTIVIAPALSLPPPVDPFTWKGVLFILQQVLIGLAMGLIFLVVFQAFVIAGHLIAMGMGLAFAQMVDPGTGVSSPIVSQYFTIIVTLLFLALNGHLLVIQVMADSFEYLPIGINFLNSDSLRLLVEFGSYMFSAGVLVALPAITALLLINVSFGVVTRAAPALNIFAVGFPVTLLTGLVMLSLTTPLILPHLQELIHRALDVISQLKLTG is encoded by the coding sequence ATGACTTTTAACTATCCAGAATTTCTACAGCTGGTTGGTTTGTATTTTTACCCTTTTGTGCGTATTGGCGCAATGCTTTCAATTATTCCTTTGTACGGTATCAGGGCTGTTCCAGTTCGAACTCGAGTCATTCTAACCGTCTTTTTAACTATTGTGATTGCTCCGGCGCTTTCTCTCCCTCCCCCTGTGGATCCTTTTACCTGGAAAGGTGTGTTATTTATTCTACAGCAGGTGTTGATAGGTTTAGCGATGGGGCTTATCTTCTTAGTCGTTTTTCAGGCATTTGTCATAGCCGGTCACTTAATTGCAATGGGAATGGGATTAGCATTTGCTCAAATGGTTGATCCAGGAACAGGAGTAAGTTCACCTATTGTTTCTCAGTATTTTACAATTATTGTTACACTTCTATTTCTAGCTCTCAATGGGCATCTTCTTGTTATTCAGGTAATGGCAGACAGTTTTGAGTATCTTCCGATAGGAATTAACTTTTTAAACTCCGATAGTTTAAGGTTGTTGGTTGAATTTGGTAGTTATATGTTTTCGGCTGGAGTCTTAGTTGCTTTGCCTGCAATAACAGCTTTATTATTGATTAACGTCTCTTTTGGTGTCGTCACTAGAGCCGCACCAGCATTAAACATCTTTGCCGTAGGTTTTCCAGTTACATTGTTAACAGGCCTGGTAATGTTGTCCCTAACGACCCCTTTAATTTTGCCACATCTTCAGGAATTAATTCATAGAGCCTTAGATGTAATTTCTCAGTTGAAGTTAACAGGATAA
- the flhB gene encoding flagellar biosynthesis protein FlhB yields the protein MAENADGSEKSEEPTQKKIQESRDKGQVPRSKELTTVLMTLSAAVFFLMYGNVMIEDFMTLGTRGLSFDRDVAFDTHKLFDLIIALVLQAIYLVTPFILVMVIIALISPVLLGGWSFSAKALAPKVSKLNPVSGIKRMFSAKALLELFKALAKFALVMAMATYFLYFAFGEVLALGLEPLMFAMAHAGTLIIQAFIFVSLSLLVVAAIDVPFQLWDHNRQLKMTKQEVKEEHKQQEGNPEVKGRIRQVQREMSQRRMMQKVPEADVIITNPTHFAVALKYDPENMQEPLVIAMGVDFMAAQMRTIAKENNITIVEAPPLARALYYNAEIDRPIPYDLFKAVASVLAYVYQLKESGSAEEVDFAKLPIPEDMKTE from the coding sequence ATGGCTGAAAATGCAGACGGTAGCGAGAAATCCGAAGAACCCACCCAGAAAAAAATCCAGGAATCACGTGATAAAGGCCAGGTTCCGCGATCAAAAGAGTTGACTACTGTATTAATGACTCTTTCTGCAGCTGTATTTTTTCTGATGTATGGAAATGTCATGATAGAGGACTTCATGACTTTAGGAACTAGAGGGTTGAGTTTTGATAGGGATGTTGCTTTTGATACGCATAAGCTCTTTGATTTAATAATTGCCCTAGTTCTGCAAGCTATTTACCTTGTAACGCCTTTTATTTTAGTTATGGTAATCATTGCCCTAATATCTCCTGTGTTGCTTGGTGGTTGGTCTTTTAGCGCCAAGGCTTTAGCTCCAAAAGTGAGTAAGTTAAACCCTGTTTCAGGGATTAAGCGTATGTTTTCGGCCAAGGCGTTGCTTGAGCTTTTTAAGGCGTTAGCTAAATTTGCATTAGTTATGGCTATGGCGACTTATTTTTTGTATTTTGCTTTTGGTGAAGTACTTGCTCTTGGACTTGAACCGCTAATGTTTGCTATGGCCCATGCAGGTACCTTAATTATTCAAGCATTTATTTTTGTTAGTTTATCCTTACTTGTTGTAGCGGCAATAGATGTTCCATTTCAGTTATGGGATCATAATAGACAATTAAAGATGACTAAGCAGGAAGTCAAGGAAGAGCATAAACAACAAGAGGGTAATCCAGAGGTTAAAGGACGTATTCGTCAAGTTCAAAGAGAGATGTCTCAGCGTCGAATGATGCAAAAAGTTCCAGAAGCGGATGTCATCATCACTAACCCGACACACTTTGCCGTGGCTCTTAAGTATGATCCTGAAAATATGCAAGAACCGTTAGTGATTGCAATGGGAGTTGACTTTATGGCGGCACAAATGAGAACGATAGCTAAAGAGAATAATATTACTATTGTAGAAGCACCCCCTTTAGCCAGGGCTTTATACTATAATGCTGAAATAGACCGGCCTATCCCTTATGATTTATTTAAAGCCGTAGCATCTGTACTTGCATATGTTTACCAGCTTAAAGAATCAGGAAGTGCCGAAGAGGTGGATTTTGCAAAATTGCCAATTCCAGAAGATATGAAAACAGAGTGA
- the flhA gene encoding flagellar biosynthesis protein FlhA, protein MDFTQITNKIKANLNSSLGVPIAVLALLGMVTIPLPTFLLDVFFTFNIALSLVVLMVTLYAKRPLDFAVFPTIILLATLFRLSLNIASTRVILLEGHNGGASAGQVIEAFGEFVIGGNFAVGLVVFAILVVINFVVITKGAGRVAEVSARFTLDSMPGKQMAIDADLNAGLITQEEAQVRRSEIATEADFYGSMDGASKFVRGDAVAGILILFINLIGGFAIGVGQHDLSFSDAAEVYTLLTLGDGLVAQIPALLLSTATAIIVTRVTGSDKKDMGEQMQMQMFSSPKALGTTAGIVGFMGLIPGMPNLAFLAFASVAGGGAYLIYKQQKSLTKVEPVIPDDTETESKPADLSWDDVQAVDVLGLEVGYRLIPMVDQAQNGQLLDRVKGVRRKVSQELGFLVPPVHIRDNLDLKPNQYRVMLMGVPSGEGEVFPDKDLAINPGQVFGEISGVATKDPTFGLDAVWIANSDQDQAQALGYTVVDASTVVATHVSQLVQDYAYELLGHDETQQLLDKLKVSSPKLVEELVPDKLPLATVVRILQNLLQEKVSIRDMRTILETLTEKAATTQDSSELTIYVRTALGRSIIQDIVGQDEELKVITLDPSLEQILLQATQGAPEGQLAIEPGLAERLHTTLKEESQKLELAGQSAVLLVAPQIRSQLARLFRYSLPTLYILAYSEVPENRQISVVASVGQGG, encoded by the coding sequence ATGGACTTCACACAAATCACTAACAAAATTAAGGCAAACCTTAACAGCAGTTTAGGTGTGCCCATTGCCGTCTTAGCTCTGTTAGGAATGGTGACCATTCCGCTGCCAACATTTTTGTTAGATGTCTTCTTTACTTTCAATATCGCTTTATCACTTGTTGTCTTAATGGTGACGCTTTATGCTAAACGCCCGTTAGATTTTGCTGTCTTCCCAACGATTATTCTTCTAGCCACTCTATTCCGGCTCTCATTAAATATTGCCTCTACACGCGTCATCCTCTTGGAAGGGCATAATGGGGGGGCTTCTGCAGGCCAGGTGATTGAGGCTTTCGGTGAGTTTGTTATTGGTGGTAACTTTGCTGTTGGTTTAGTGGTATTTGCCATTCTTGTTGTTATTAACTTTGTTGTTATTACCAAAGGTGCAGGGCGAGTAGCTGAAGTAAGTGCACGTTTTACCTTAGATTCTATGCCCGGTAAACAGATGGCGATAGATGCAGATTTAAATGCAGGTTTAATTACTCAGGAAGAGGCCCAAGTTAGACGTTCGGAAATTGCAACTGAGGCTGATTTTTACGGTTCAATGGATGGTGCAAGTAAATTTGTTCGAGGGGATGCTGTTGCCGGTATTCTTATCCTGTTTATTAACTTAATTGGTGGCTTTGCAATAGGGGTTGGCCAGCACGATCTATCCTTTAGTGATGCCGCAGAGGTTTACACATTATTAACTTTGGGGGATGGGCTTGTTGCACAGATTCCAGCTTTGCTACTCTCTACCGCCACGGCAATCATTGTTACTCGTGTTACAGGGAGTGATAAAAAAGATATGGGAGAACAGATGCAAATGCAAATGTTCTCCAGTCCAAAAGCACTAGGAACAACGGCAGGAATTGTTGGTTTTATGGGGTTAATTCCAGGCATGCCAAATTTAGCATTTTTAGCTTTTGCTAGTGTTGCTGGTGGGGGGGCTTATTTAATTTATAAACAGCAAAAATCATTAACTAAGGTTGAGCCAGTTATTCCTGATGATACAGAGACAGAATCTAAACCTGCTGATTTGAGTTGGGATGATGTACAGGCAGTTGATGTGTTGGGTTTAGAAGTTGGATACCGTTTGATACCCATGGTTGACCAGGCTCAAAATGGTCAGCTATTAGATAGGGTTAAAGGTGTACGTCGTAAGGTTTCACAAGAGCTCGGCTTTTTAGTGCCTCCTGTACACATACGTGATAATTTAGATCTTAAACCTAACCAGTACAGAGTGATGTTAATGGGCGTTCCATCAGGCGAAGGTGAGGTTTTTCCGGATAAAGACTTGGCGATTAATCCAGGGCAAGTATTTGGCGAAATATCAGGAGTGGCAACTAAAGATCCAACCTTTGGTTTAGATGCTGTTTGGATTGCAAATAGTGATCAAGATCAAGCTCAAGCTCTGGGTTATACCGTTGTTGATGCAAGTACAGTTGTTGCAACTCATGTTAGTCAACTGGTGCAAGACTATGCATATGAACTACTCGGGCATGATGAAACTCAGCAATTATTAGATAAGCTCAAGGTATCGTCGCCTAAGTTGGTTGAGGAGTTAGTTCCTGATAAATTACCATTAGCAACGGTTGTACGAATTTTACAAAACTTGCTTCAAGAAAAAGTTTCTATTCGTGATATGCGAACTATTTTAGAAACATTAACTGAAAAAGCAGCGACTACACAGGATTCCAGTGAATTAACTATCTATGTACGTACAGCTTTAGGACGATCTATTATTCAAGATATTGTTGGTCAGGATGAAGAGCTAAAGGTCATCACTCTTGACCCTAGCTTGGAACAGATATTGCTCCAAGCTACCCAAGGCGCGCCTGAGGGACAGCTTGCTATTGAACCAGGCCTGGCAGAAAGGTTACATACTACTCTCAAAGAAGAGTCTCAAAAGCTCGAGTTGGCAGGGCAATCAGCAGTTTTGCTAGTCGCACCACAGATCCGGTCTCAGCTTGCAAGGTTGTTTAGATATAGTTTACCGACACTATATATTTTAGCGTATTCTGAAGTGCCAGAAAATCGACAGATTAGTGTTGTGGCCAGTGTAGGGCAGGGAGGTTAG
- the flhF gene encoding flagellar biosynthesis protein FlhF: protein MKIKRYFAPNMRQAMNLVKEEHGDDAVILSTKDTDGGVEIVAALDPDSNQYQPTKVAPEKGSTFHSHEMNSAQTSQQQDSNSAEISNMAGELKAVRAMLENQLSGLAWGQSEQNEPARVELIKKLIKLGIGWDLSEGLVKSLPSINNQAWSSILAKMEFQIPMEERDILERGGIVALVGPTGVGKTTTIAKMASRFVMRNSPNELALITTDCYKIGAQAQLKTFAELINVPVHVAKTQGELYALLTSLTNKKLILIDTAGMSQRDLQLSQQVTSAHEGLITVRNYLVMSAATQLSVMKDIVKSFSQVVLKGCILTKVDEALQLGNVLTVLIEEQLPIAYLSNGQRVPEDLETVRSRELIDRAIVLGQQNIQSSDNEQAFRLGMGKEISDAQ from the coding sequence TTGAAAATTAAACGTTATTTTGCACCTAATATGCGTCAGGCGATGAATCTCGTTAAAGAAGAGCATGGTGATGATGCGGTTATTTTATCGACTAAAGATACTGATGGCGGTGTCGAGATTGTCGCAGCTCTGGATCCTGATTCAAATCAATATCAACCTACAAAAGTTGCGCCTGAAAAAGGGAGTACTTTTCATTCTCATGAGATGAATAGTGCGCAGACCTCTCAGCAACAAGACAGTAATTCGGCTGAAATTTCAAATATGGCTGGTGAGCTAAAAGCTGTTAGAGCGATGCTAGAAAACCAACTCTCTGGATTGGCTTGGGGGCAAAGCGAGCAAAATGAACCAGCAAGGGTTGAACTGATTAAGAAGCTGATTAAATTAGGTATTGGTTGGGATTTAAGCGAAGGTTTAGTCAAAAGTTTACCTTCAATAAATAACCAGGCCTGGTCAAGTATACTGGCAAAAATGGAATTTCAAATTCCAATGGAAGAACGAGATATCCTTGAACGTGGCGGCATTGTCGCTTTAGTTGGGCCAACTGGAGTAGGTAAGACAACCACTATTGCTAAAATGGCTAGCAGGTTTGTTATGAGAAATAGCCCAAATGAATTAGCATTGATCACCACTGATTGTTATAAAATTGGGGCTCAGGCTCAATTAAAAACATTTGCAGAATTAATTAATGTTCCTGTTCATGTTGCTAAGACACAAGGTGAGCTTTATGCTTTATTAACATCCTTAACCAATAAAAAATTAATATTGATTGATACTGCTGGTATGAGTCAAAGAGACTTACAATTGTCACAACAAGTGACTTCTGCACATGAAGGTTTAATAACGGTAAGAAATTATTTAGTTATGTCTGCAGCAACCCAGTTATCAGTCATGAAAGATATCGTTAAATCTTTTAGTCAAGTCGTATTAAAAGGCTGTATCTTGACCAAAGTCGATGAGGCTTTACAATTAGGTAATGTGTTAACGGTTCTGATTGAAGAACAATTACCGATTGCTTATCTTTCAAATGGGCAAAGAGTACCAGAGGATTTAGAAACGGTGAGAAGTAGAGAGTTGATTGATCGTGCTATTGTATTAGGTCAACAAAACATTCAGAGTTCCGATAATGAGCAAGCGTTCCGTTTAGGAATGGGTAAGGAGATTTCAGATGCTCAATGA
- a CDS encoding MinD/ParA family protein, translated as MLNDQAAGLRAMQTNNTQSQKSEAQPVRVIAVASGKGGVGKTNVSVNLGISLSEQGNRVLLMDADMGLANVDIMLGLQTQYNLSHVLDGEKTLQEVIVEGPGGLKIIPAASGVRRMAQLSAMENAGIINAFSELNGEIDVLIVDTAAGIADSVISFCRAAQEVVVVVTDEPASITDAYALVKVLSRDYQLSRFRLLANMSKSPAHGRQLYEKFAKVCEQFLDVSIDYFGTVPFDHDLREAVQKQIPVTVYRPNSLAAKSFKGMAQQVERWPIPRGVTGYLQFFVENLFQSGH; from the coding sequence ATGCTCAATGATCAAGCCGCAGGATTACGTGCGATGCAGACAAATAACACACAATCACAAAAGTCTGAAGCTCAGCCAGTGAGAGTGATTGCTGTTGCAAGTGGAAAAGGTGGTGTTGGTAAAACCAATGTTTCTGTGAATTTGGGGATTTCTCTAAGCGAACAAGGTAACCGAGTCTTATTGATGGATGCTGACATGGGTTTAGCCAATGTTGATATTATGCTTGGCTTACAAACTCAATATAACTTATCTCACGTTTTAGATGGCGAAAAAACTCTACAGGAAGTGATTGTAGAGGGCCCTGGAGGGTTAAAAATTATTCCAGCGGCCTCTGGTGTACGTCGTATGGCACAGTTAAGCGCTATGGAAAATGCAGGGATTATTAATGCGTTTTCTGAATTAAATGGTGAGATAGATGTTCTTATTGTTGATACGGCAGCAGGTATAGCAGATAGTGTAATAAGCTTTTGTAGAGCAGCTCAAGAAGTGGTTGTCGTAGTGACCGATGAGCCAGCATCTATTACCGATGCTTATGCCCTAGTTAAGGTGTTAAGTCGAGATTATCAATTGTCACGATTTAGATTATTAGCTAATATGAGTAAAAGCCCTGCACATGGTAGGCAGTTGTATGAAAAATTTGCTAAAGTTTGTGAACAGTTTTTAGATGTGAGTATTGATTATTTTGGAACGGTTCCTTTTGATCATGATTTACGAGAAGCGGTACAAAAACAGATACCTGTAACGGTATATCGTCCTAATAGCTTGGCAGCAAAATCCTTTAAAGGTATGGCTCAGCAAGTTGAAAGGTGGCCAATCCCTAGAGGTGTGACAGGTTATTTACAGTTCTTTGTTGAAAATTTATTTCAGTCTGGGCATTAA
- a CDS encoding RNA polymerase sigma factor FliA, translating to MSGTNVYEQVQKQSNNELLDLESYLPLVKRIAYHLKGRLPDSIFVDDLIQSGIIGLIEAMQKFNANQGASFETYAGIRIRGAMLDEIRKGDWTPRSVHRKSREVSAAIFRVEAKYGREARDEEIALEMGIDITQYHHVLQDTNSAHLLSIDEPDHEELSEERLVSKGQTPLSELAESGFQEALVAEIANLPEKEKLVMALYYDEELNLKEIGEVLEVSESRVSQIHSQAIKRIRSRMVNWI from the coding sequence ATGAGCGGTACAAATGTTTACGAACAAGTACAAAAACAATCGAACAATGAATTACTCGATTTAGAATCGTATTTGCCGTTGGTTAAGCGTATTGCTTATCATCTAAAAGGGCGTTTGCCAGATAGCATTTTTGTTGATGACTTAATTCAGTCCGGTATTATTGGATTAATAGAAGCAATGCAAAAATTCAATGCGAATCAGGGGGCTAGTTTTGAAACCTATGCGGGTATTCGTATTCGTGGAGCCATGTTGGATGAAATACGAAAAGGGGATTGGACACCACGTTCTGTACATCGGAAATCTAGAGAAGTAAGTGCGGCAATTTTTCGTGTTGAGGCTAAATATGGCCGTGAAGCACGAGATGAAGAAATTGCCCTTGAGATGGGTATCGATATTACGCAATACCACCATGTGTTGCAAGATACTAACTCTGCTCATTTATTGTCTATAGATGAACCTGATCATGAAGAACTTTCTGAAGAACGTCTTGTTTCAAAAGGACAAACACCACTGAGTGAGCTCGCTGAAAGTGGATTTCAAGAAGCTTTAGTTGCTGAGATTGCTAACCTGCCTGAGAAAGAAAAATTAGTGATGGCGCTTTATTATGATGAAGAGTTAAATTTAAAAGAAATTGGTGAAGTGTTAGAGGTTAGTGAATCTAGAGTGAGTCAAATTCATAGTCAGGCTATTAAACGTATTCGCTCAAGGATGGTGAATTGGATATAG